A stretch of Mauremys reevesii isolate NIE-2019 linkage group 25, ASM1616193v1, whole genome shotgun sequence DNA encodes these proteins:
- the DDN gene encoding dendrin, giving the protein MTRHRPRTELSSAQLGLREVPVGSHSSAMDPGHWPPRGPGTPWIYRSISGEYACREKHFAAELWPARRPGPRVHQDPTWSKSIPLPQLPSSGDPRGLRLLGKGARGDRDAPSERKPRGGSEGRRGLGWAAPPERRGQGAAASVLGRRRLAGSAMEVLPAGPPSYETHMLRRLRVGQGSRKPNEPRPPPYISPPAYDAPHRTLPTKRPRAAPAPPAAKRGRAAPHGKGPAGGSPEPAPGSHGPRQRLARLPHEVLGGWSYHAGSGSLGRRAGSGLLCPGLESAVQSRARGSSAESLFRPLSSPDSGSHTLPRAAGGASRARGAGGWDAAGPGSAPGRQRLPSGWGFGYAASSTGSARSGQREGWEQRGRPERRAPPSPCQAPTAEGRSRHGGIFVIDATCVVIRAEYIPPPRREQVRLLGSPPPRDPASPCQRLLLASRPHLGASERAAGPPPPSPGDGSLGERAARILGLPTAELGLEEPQGACAQRENPGRWGQQAGAALSGSPGRLVGGPGVHGLPSLAASPEEPPGVLGGRETPGDGTNPSVEPGPGWGREAPGNGASRGEPQALPPRARPCARRPSLCTRDLREAVSRIRRHTAPDSDTDEEPAGPAPRSHVAWRGRPRHEALAYSSSSLESSGSDTTVVPAGEGAPPGAVPEAGEPGQEAWGGGQEGLERSRAAEPRRG; this is encoded by the exons ATGACCCGGCACAGGCCCCGGACTGAGctgagctctgcccagctgggcttgCGGGAGGTGCCCGTCGGCAG CCACAGCAGCGCCATGGACCCAGGGCACTGGCCCCCGCGGGGCCCCGGCACCCCCTGGATCTACCGGAGCATCTCGGGGGAGTACGC GTGTCGGGAGAAGCACTTTGCGGCTGAGCTGTGGCCGGCCCGGCGCCCGGGGCCCCGTGTGCACCAGGACCCCACGTGGAGCAAGTCGATtcctctgccccagctgcccTCCAGCGGCGACCCCCGGGGCCTGcggctgctggggaagggggcgcGAGGGGACCGAGACGCCCCCAGCGAGAGGAAGCCGAGGGGCGgctcggagggcaggaggggcctGGGCTGGGCGGCCCCCCcggagaggagggggcagggggcagcagccagCGTCCTGGGCAGGAGGCGGCTGGCAGGGAGTGCCATGGAGGTGCTCCCAGCCGGGCCACCCAGCTACGAGACCCACATGCTGAGACGGCtccgggtggggcagggcagccgcAAGCCGAATGAGCCGCGGCCCCCGCCCTACATCTCGCCCCCTGCCTACGACGCGCCCCACCGCACTCTCCCCACCAAGCGGCCCCGCGCCGCCCCCGCACCGCCGGCCGCCAAGCGGGGCCGGGCAGCGCCCCATGGGAAGGGGCCCGccgggggcagcccagagcccgctcccGGCTCGCATGGCCCCCGGCAGCGGCTGGCCAGGCTCCCCCATGAGGTCCTGGGTGGCTGGAGCTACCATGCAGGGTCGGGCTCCCTGGGGCGCCGTGCCGGGTCGGGGCTCTTATGCCCGGGGCTGGAGAGCGCGGTGCAGTCCAGGGCCCGGGGCAGCTCGGCTGAGTCCCTCTTCCGCCCACTCTCCAGCCCAGACAGCGGCAGCCACACGCTGCCCCGGGCAGCCGGAGGGGCCAGCAGGGCCCGCGGCGCCGGGGGCTGGGATGCAGCAGGGCCCGGCTCTGCCCCGGGCCGGCAGCGACTCCCCTCCGGCTGGGGCTTTGGCTACGCAGCCAGCTCCACGGGCAGCGCCAGGAGTGGGCAgcgggagggctgggagcagagaggcCGGCCAGAACGCAGGGcgcccccctctccctgccaggcCCCCACAGCCGAAGGCCGAAGCCGTCATGGGGGCATCTTTGTGATCGATGCCACCTGCGTGGTGATTCGCGCCGAGTACATCCCGCCCCCGCGGCGGGAGCAGGTGCGGCTCCTGgggtcccccccgccccgggaccCAGCCTCTCCATGCCAGAGGCTGCTCCTGGCCAGCCGACCCCACCTTGGGGCCTCCGAGCGGGCGGCAgggcccccacccccttcccccggTGACGGCTCCCTGGGGGAGAGGGCGGCTCGGATCTTGGGGCTCCCCACGGCTGAACTGGGCCTGGAGGAACCACAGGGGGCCTGTGCCCAGCGGGAGAACCCCGGGCGCTGGGGCCAGCAGGCGGGAGCAGCTCTTTCTGGCAGCCCGGGGCGGCTGGTGGGGGGCCCCGGGGTGCATGGgctgcccagcctggctgcttcccccGAAGAGCCgcctggggtcctggggggcagggagacccCCGGGGACGGCACCAATCCCTCTGTggagccggggccggggtggggcagggaggctcCTGGGAACGGTGCCAGTCGGGGTGAgccgcaggccctgcccccccgagcCCGGCCCTGCGCCCGTCGCCCGTCGCTCTGCACCCGCGACCTGCGCGAAGCCGTGTCCCGCATCCGCCGCCACACGGCGCCCGACTCGGACACGGACGAGGAGCCCGCGGGCCCGGCCCCGCGCAGCCACGTGGCCTGGAGGGGGCGCCCTCGCCACGAGGCCCTGgcctacagcagcagcagcctggagagcAGCGGCTCTGACACCACCGTGGTCCCGGCCGGCGAGGGGGCGCCCCCGGGGGCGGTGCCAGaggctggggagccagggcaggaggcctggggcggGGGCCAGGAGGGGTTGGAGAGGAGCAGGGCAGCGGAGcccagaagggggtga
- the PRKAG1 gene encoding 5'-AMP-activated protein kinase subunit gamma-1 isoform X1: MEAGPVPESVAEKCPLAPEDVEPGSGVYSCFMKSHRCYDLIPTSSKLVVFDTSLQVKKAFFALVTNGVRAAPLWDSKTQSFVGTSGAGQGATRALGTGLPRGSLPHSLALSPLGMLTITDFINILHRYYKSAMVQIYELEEHKIETWREVYLQDSFKPLVCISPNASLFDAVSSLIQNKIHRLPVIDPDSGNTLYILTHKRILKFLKLFITEVPKPEFMAKTLEQLKIGTYANIALVRPNTPLYVALGIFVQHRVSALPVVDESGRVVDIYSKFDVINLAAEKTYNNLDVTVTQALQHRSQCFEGVLKCYRHETLETIINRLVEAEVHRLVVVDESEVVKGIVSLSDILQALVLPGGPRP; encoded by the exons ATGGAGGCG GGCCCGGTTCCTGAGAGCGTTGCTGAGAAGTGCCCCCTGGCACCGGAAG ACGTGGAGCCCGGCAGTGGGGTGTACTCCTGCTTCATGAAGTCCCATCGCTGCTACGACCTGATCCCCACCAGCTCCAAGCTGGTCGTCTTCGACACCTCCCTGCAG GTGAAGAAAGCCTTCTTCGCGCTGGTCACCAACGGCGTGCGGGCCGCCCCGCTGTGGGACAGCAAGACGCAGAGCTTCGTGGGTACgtccggggcagggcagggggccacAAGGGCCCTGGGGACCGGGCTGCCCAGAGGCTCCTTGCCCCACTCACTTGCTCTCTCCCCTCTAGGGATGCTGACCATCACCGACTTCATCAACATCCTCCATCGCTACTACAAGTCGGCCATG GTTCAAATCTACGAGCTGGAGGAGCATAAAATCGAAACATGGCGAG aggTGTATCTGCAAGACTCCTTCAAACCGCTGGTCTGCATCTCCCCCAATGCCAG CCTCTTCGACGCCGTCTCCTCGCTGATCCAGAACAAGATCCACCGGCTGCCCGTCATCGACCCGGACTCGGGGAACACGCTCTACATCCTCACACACAAACGCATCCTCAAGTTCCTCAAGCTCTTC ATAACGGAGGTCCCGAAGCCGGAATTCATGGCCAAAACGCTGGAGCAGCTGAAGATCGGCACCTACGCCAACATCGCCCTGGTGCGCCCCAACACGCCGCTCTACGTCGCGCTGGGCATCTTCGTGCAGCACCGCGTCTCCGCCCTGCCCGTGGTGGACGAGTCAG GTCGGGTCGTGGACATTTACTCCAAGTTTGACGTCATT AACCTGGCGGCCGAGAAGACGTACAACAACCTGGACGTGACGGTGACGCAGGCGCTGCAGCATCGCTCGCAGTGCTTCGAGGGGGTGCTCAAGTGCTACAGACACGAGACCCTGGAGACCATCATCAACCGCCTGGTGGAGGCCGAG GTCCACAGGCTGGTGGTGGTGGACGAGAGCGAAGTGGTGAAGGGCATCGTCTCCCTCTCGGACATCCTGCAGGCGCTGGTGCTCCCGGGCGGGCCCCGGCCCTGA
- the PRKAG1 gene encoding 5'-AMP-activated protein kinase subunit gamma-1 isoform X2 has protein sequence MEAGPVPESVAEKCPLAPEDVEPGSGVYSCFMKSHRCYDLIPTSSKLVVFDTSLQVKKAFFALVTNGVRAAPLWDSKTQSFVGMLTITDFINILHRYYKSAMVQIYELEEHKIETWREVYLQDSFKPLVCISPNASLFDAVSSLIQNKIHRLPVIDPDSGNTLYILTHKRILKFLKLFITEVPKPEFMAKTLEQLKIGTYANIALVRPNTPLYVALGIFVQHRVSALPVVDESGRVVDIYSKFDVINLAAEKTYNNLDVTVTQALQHRSQCFEGVLKCYRHETLETIINRLVEAEVHRLVVVDESEVVKGIVSLSDILQALVLPGGPRP, from the exons ATGGAGGCG GGCCCGGTTCCTGAGAGCGTTGCTGAGAAGTGCCCCCTGGCACCGGAAG ACGTGGAGCCCGGCAGTGGGGTGTACTCCTGCTTCATGAAGTCCCATCGCTGCTACGACCTGATCCCCACCAGCTCCAAGCTGGTCGTCTTCGACACCTCCCTGCAG GTGAAGAAAGCCTTCTTCGCGCTGGTCACCAACGGCGTGCGGGCCGCCCCGCTGTGGGACAGCAAGACGCAGAGCTTCGTGG GGATGCTGACCATCACCGACTTCATCAACATCCTCCATCGCTACTACAAGTCGGCCATG GTTCAAATCTACGAGCTGGAGGAGCATAAAATCGAAACATGGCGAG aggTGTATCTGCAAGACTCCTTCAAACCGCTGGTCTGCATCTCCCCCAATGCCAG CCTCTTCGACGCCGTCTCCTCGCTGATCCAGAACAAGATCCACCGGCTGCCCGTCATCGACCCGGACTCGGGGAACACGCTCTACATCCTCACACACAAACGCATCCTCAAGTTCCTCAAGCTCTTC ATAACGGAGGTCCCGAAGCCGGAATTCATGGCCAAAACGCTGGAGCAGCTGAAGATCGGCACCTACGCCAACATCGCCCTGGTGCGCCCCAACACGCCGCTCTACGTCGCGCTGGGCATCTTCGTGCAGCACCGCGTCTCCGCCCTGCCCGTGGTGGACGAGTCAG GTCGGGTCGTGGACATTTACTCCAAGTTTGACGTCATT AACCTGGCGGCCGAGAAGACGTACAACAACCTGGACGTGACGGTGACGCAGGCGCTGCAGCATCGCTCGCAGTGCTTCGAGGGGGTGCTCAAGTGCTACAGACACGAGACCCTGGAGACCATCATCAACCGCCTGGTGGAGGCCGAG GTCCACAGGCTGGTGGTGGTGGACGAGAGCGAAGTGGTGAAGGGCATCGTCTCCCTCTCGGACATCCTGCAGGCGCTGGTGCTCCCGGGCGGGCCCCGGCCCTGA